A part of Myxococcus landrumus genomic DNA contains:
- a CDS encoding AraC family transcriptional regulator: MSENPSRRPRVTLGVEVRETSVGDVLYVASADHVLSVHSSGPVRVACPASLSRDVRTRGQLNLVPAGVSETWIDDDAGSTVDLRLPHSLLQRAAEDMGLDPDRVGLEPKHHFRDEHIEHIGWAMEAEYRAGFPNGLLYRESLGLALAARLLAQYRGQVEVRGGLATPQLQRVTEYVEAHLEGDLSLACLSRVAGVSASHFKTLFKRSMGVPVHEYVIQRRVERARALLLRGGVPTGQVALEAGFSHQSHMARHMRRVLGVTPGAIVRSRA, translated from the coding sequence AACCCGTCGCGCCGGCCTCGAGTCACCCTGGGGGTGGAGGTGCGAGAGACGTCCGTGGGGGACGTGCTGTACGTGGCGAGCGCGGACCACGTCCTGAGCGTCCACTCGAGCGGTCCCGTCCGGGTGGCCTGTCCTGCCTCTCTCTCCCGCGATGTGCGCACGCGGGGCCAGCTCAACCTGGTGCCCGCCGGCGTGTCGGAGACCTGGATTGACGATGACGCGGGCTCGACGGTGGACCTGCGGCTGCCTCACTCCCTGCTGCAACGGGCGGCCGAGGACATGGGCCTGGACCCGGACCGGGTGGGGCTGGAGCCCAAGCACCACTTCCGCGACGAGCACATCGAGCACATCGGCTGGGCGATGGAGGCGGAGTACCGCGCGGGCTTCCCCAACGGGCTGCTCTATCGCGAGAGCCTGGGGCTGGCCCTGGCCGCGCGGCTGTTGGCCCAGTACCGCGGTCAGGTGGAGGTGCGCGGAGGGCTCGCGACCCCGCAGCTCCAGCGGGTCACCGAGTACGTGGAGGCCCACCTGGAGGGAGACCTCTCCCTCGCGTGCCTGTCACGCGTGGCCGGCGTCAGCGCGTCGCACTTCAAGACGCTCTTCAAGCGCTCCATGGGCGTGCCCGTCCACGAGTACGTGATTCAGCGCCGGGTGGAGCGCGCCCGCGCCCTGCTGCTGCGCGGCGGTGTGCCCACCGGACAGGTCGCGCTGGAGGCGGGGTTCTCCCACCAGAGCCACATGGCCCGGCACATGCGCCGAGTCCTCGGCGTGACGCCGGGCGCCATCGTCCGCTCACGCGCCTGA